From Cydia strobilella chromosome 4, ilCydStro3.1, whole genome shotgun sequence, the proteins below share one genomic window:
- the LOC134740974 gene encoding long-chain fatty acid transport protein 4-like produces MDAVLAALVALMALAAAMAAVLSTLSKAAIFALLAIAPCVYRYRKRIYVIVKTLPRDLKFLCRYVKGIVRQKIWGLQDATVAGLFTKRAALMPDAPCFIVVGDRTWTYKEMAAKSNQVSRVMQEHVNLKRGDVVCVFMPNCGEYAWTWLGMAKLGAVSALINSNLRHKPLLHCIQVAKAKAIVFSDQMADAVAEVRTQLPADMKLFQLYGTPAPGVLDFGAEMERHPPDYPLVTDPPHYKDTLLYIYTSGTTGMPKAAVLPNSKYLLIVLATVHMLGLKSWDRMYIPLPMYHTAGGVVGTGAALVEGIPSVVRPRFSASNFWTDCINYQCTVAQYIGEMCRYLLAQPPRPTDAQHRVRIMVGNGMRPAIWQNIVDRFKVPQINEIYGATEGNANIINVDNTVGAVGFLPRILPASALPIAVVRVDEQGALVRGPDGFCIRCDPGEPGMFIGLIAQGNASREYYGYADETDSNKKLERDVFRKGDAAFVSGDLLVGDELGYLYFRDRTGDTYRWKGENVSTGEVENALSASPALGNREAVVYGVSIPHNEGRAGMAAIADRARTLELARLARDVDDALPGYARPLFLRIVDDIDMTSTFKIKKLQYQKEGFDPDVIRDPLYFRAGAHFVPVTSDLCRDICSGRVKL; encoded by the exons ATGGACGCGGTGCTGGCAGCGCTCGTAGCGCTCATGGCACTGGCAGCCGCGATGGCCGCCGTGCTGAGCACGCTCTCCAAAGCCGCGATTTTCGCTCTCCTGGCGATCGCGCCCTGTGTATACCGCTACAGGAAACGCATTTACGTAATCGTCAAGACTCTACCCCGAGATCTCAA ATTCTTGTGCCGCTACGTGAAAGGCATCGTCCGACAGAAGATATGGGGGCTACAGGATGCCACGGTCGCGGGGCTGTTTACAAAACGCGCGGCGCTCATGCCCGACGCGCCTTGCTTCATTGTCGTCGGGGACCGCACCTGGACCTACAAGGAG ATGGCTGCCAAGTCTAACCAAGTGTCACGCGTGATGCAAGAGCACGTCAACCTGAAGCGCGGCGACGTAGTGTGCGTGTTCATGCCCAACTGCGGCGAGTACGCGTGGACGTGGCTTGGCATGGCTAAGCTCGGCGCCGTGTCCGCACTCATCAACAGCAACCTGCGCCACAAGCCGCTGCTGCACTGCATCCAGGTCGCCAAGGCCAAGGCCATCGTGTTCTCCGACCAGATGGCGGACG CCGTGGCCGAGGTCCGCACCCAGCTGCCGGCTGACATGAAGCTGTTCCAGTTGTACGGCACGCCGGCTCCCGGCGTCCTGGACTTCGGCGCGGAGATGGAGCGCCACCCGCCCGACTACCCGCTGGTCACCGACCCGCCGCACTACAAGGACACGCTGCTCTACATCTACACTTCAGGCACGACCGGAATGCCAAAGGCTGCCGTGCTGCCTAATTCCAA GTACCTTCTAATCGTGCTGGCAACAGTGCACATGCTGGGGCTGAAGTCGTGGGACCGCATGTACATCCCGCTGCCGATGTACCACACGGCGGGCGGCGTGGTGGGCACGGGCGCGGCGCTGGTGGAGGGCATCCCGTCCGTCGTCCGCCCCCGGTTCTCCGCATCCAACTTCTGGACTGACTGTATCAACTATCAGTGCACG GTAGCGCAGTACATCGGCGAAATGTGCCGCTACCTGCTGGCGCAGCCGCCGCGGCCGACCGACGCGCAGCACCGCGTGCGCATCATGGTGGGCAACGGCATGCGCCCGGCCATCTGGCAGAACATCGTTGACAG GTTCAAAGTGCCCCAGATAAATGAAATTTACGGCGCGACAGAGGGCAACGCCAACATAA TAAACGTGGACAACACAGTGGGCGCGGTGGGCTTCCTGCCGAGGATCCTGCCGGCCAGCGCGCTGCCCATCGCCGTGGTGCGCGTGGACGAGCAGGGCGCGCTCGTGCGCGGCCCTGATGGCTTCTGCATCCGCTGCGACCCGG GCGAACCGGGCATGTTCATCGGTCTCATTGCCCAGGGGAATGCTTCGAGGGAATATTACGGTTACGCCGACGAG ACCGACAGCAACAAGAAGCTAGAACGCGATGTGTTCCGAAAGGGCGACGCGGCGTTCGTCAGCGGCGACCTCCTGGTCGGCGACGAGCTGGGCTACCTGTACTTCCGCGACCGCACCGGCGACACGTACCGCTGGAAGGGCGAGAACGTGTCCACGGGCGAGGTGGAGAACGCGCTCAGTGCCAGCCCCGCGCTCGGCAACAGGGAGGCCGTGGTGTACGGCGTGTCG ATCCCCCACAACGAGGGGCGAGCGGGCATGGCGGCCATCGCGGACCGCGCGCGCACGCTGGAGCTGGCGCGGCTGGCGCGCGACGTGGACGACGCGCTGCCGGGCTACGCGCGCCCGCTCTTCCTGCGCATCGTCGACGACATCGACATGACCA GCACATTCAAAATAAAGAAGCTGCAGTACCAGAAGGAGGGCTTCGACCCGGACGTGATCCGCGACCCGCTGTACTTCCGCGCCGGCGCGCACTTCGTGCCCGTCACCTCCGACCTCTGCAGGGACATCTGCAGCGGCCGCGTCAAGCTCTAG